The Choristoneura fumiferana chromosome Z, NRCan_CFum_1, whole genome shotgun sequence DNA window ACATCGGGCGACAGGCTAAGCAGGTGCGCAAGTCGCGCATGGTCCACCCCGTACTCGGTGCCCCCGATAGCGTGCCTTATCAAGTGGGTGGCCGCATTTCTGTCCTTTGGCTTACTCTTCAAGCTCTCTCTTCTATGAAGCAGTAACTCGTTTATATCCCCTAACTGAATATTCTTACGGGGCAATTTGAGCGGATTAAAAAACACTTTACCTTTCATGTGCTCACCGACTAACTTTACTGCTTGCAAAGGAGTCATCATGTCCCATAGTCCGTCGGAAGCTATGATCAAAAATTTATCTTTAGGTGTCAGTCTATGGTAATATATGTCTGGAAGTGCTGTTAAGTAAGGAGGAGTGTGATAGTTAGCTGGTATTGCCTTCTCGCCGTACACGGGAACTGCTAGCTGGGACAGGGTCTCCACGGACCATTTGTACCGGTAATCGCCCAAGCTACGTAAAGGAGCTAGCTCTCCCAGCAATCGATCTCTTCTGATTACTGTTTTTCTCTCGCTATCAGGATGCTCGTTCCATATCCTTTTTAATTCGTCGAAATTTTCAGAATTGtgttcttttgttatttttttagctttccATTCGTCATCCTCGGTCTTCGTGCCTATCACGGCATTGCAATCCCCGACGTTAGCTACGTGCAGGTGCTGGCCATTGACGTACGACACACAAGTCACAGCTCCTGATAAAGCTACAGACAATGTCTTTGGGTTTATTTTTCCAGTACTTTTATACGGTTCTAAAACCTCTCTTGATATATCACTATCTAATTTCATGATTGCCTTCTCTAATGCCATGCttacatcaacatcatcattacGAGTTTCTACTAATTCTGctaaatattgtttaaagctattTTCATAAGTTAATTTGAGATCTTGAACAATTTCAACCTGAAAATAAAGACATGTTTGTTTGTAGATGTAGTGATGAATAATTtggccatcgtattttgtcggaaaagtttttatttatcttgctctctcaactagcttactgtaGTTTACTGTTCTCCAACAAAATATgaggaaaaacattattcactagatctgtatTGAATGGGTAGCATTTTATATTTGTCACTTTAAGAGCAAATGTTGCTcagtatgaaaatatttatacttTGGAAATCAAGGCCCCTGATCTAAATGTTCAAGCAATATGATTATGTGTTTTTTAGTTAGTGACTCACTCTGTCATTAAAAGTTTCCAGCAAACTTTCATGGGGTTGATCTATAATCTTCTTCAATTGATCTGTGGGAAGGAGAGCAGCTGCAACATAGTTGAAAAGCCGTTTTGATATAACTTGTGCACAAGCGGGGCCGCCATGCCCATCAAACACTCCCATCAGTAAACCTGAAAACGAAAATGTGTACAAACCTTTATTTGCTGATATGTGTACAAACCTTTATTTGCTGATATACTTAGAGACCATAATCATACGCGATTACATATATGCATATGCCTTTGCATTGTTACCCTATTTTCATTGATTGTTGCATATTTtacttgaaactttttatttattatatttacaatataatatataagtagaATAATCAATGATTCATTGCTAGAAGCAATAAGTGCTAATTGCACCTGAATACAAATACTGCCTAATTATGTACGTCAGTGATTGTGGGACAATCTTTTTCCACTTTCAGAAATATTTTGAGGGCTTGAAGGCACAACTTTATTACTATAACATATTGAttctaaaattattaaaaactaaagaCTTATTGTAATGTAGCATAAAGGTTGCCTATTTAGACAATTTTCATACATATTTCAAGCTTTTTATGTTACATCattaaataacctatttttgtTCTACTATGGATTTGTGTTCATCATGATCACTCTTTACAAATTTTCCatcattagaaagaaagaaagaaagatttattttggctccataagtaccacctaagactaagactaaaactatgttacttggtgacacaaCAGGatactacttatttatttgttcataaTTTTAAGGCCTCTAACGCAACTCCTAGGTGTCATATTATTTTTCAGGAAGTTCTTCACAACAGATATACTTAGCCCAAAAATTGGCTGATATTTTTTGGTACTGAAAACTTGTCCTATGTCTCttctatactccgtttaatttaaggtttgaattaacggtcaaattgtaacacgttTCTTGGTATTTCGAACTTAAATGGACTAAAATGCCTACATTTATTAGCAGtacttattatgtttttattatagaagttaacaccattttaaatagtttccatttaccgttaagtttcaaatgttaaataaaatggaGTATACAATGTCCTGATACAGAACCGCAGAGCTGACTGGGGAGTACTGGAAATCAACCCTTATATTTTCCAAGTAGCATTTTCTTGAAAatatatagagtaaaa harbors:
- the Pdp gene encoding pyruvate dehydrogenase [acetyl-transferring]-phosphatase 1-like protein, mitochondrial is translated as MNTSHINIILRTCLRLDRQLRQKVISSWCRSNKLECRRLLFCRSIAHTRGLHSSTGEAQVNKDGITVLPSPQEVTIILRKNEFNKEFTTGSIKSYDSNQLASNNPIEDTRSEAQCRITQGLLMGVFDGHGGPACAQVISKRLFNYVAAALLPTDQLKKIIDQPHESLLETFNDRVEIVQDLKLTYENSFKQYLAELVETRNDDVDVSMALEKAIMKLDSDISREVLEPYKSTGKINPKTLSVALSGAVTCVSYVNGQHLHVANVGDCNAVIGTKTEDDEWKAKKITKEHNSENFDELKRIWNEHPDSERKTVIRRDRLLGELAPLRSLGDYRYKWSVETLSQLAVPVYGEKAIPANYHTPPYLTALPDIYYHRLTPKDKFLIIASDGLWDMMTPLQAVKLVGEHMKGKVFFNPLKLPRKNIQLGDINELLLHRRESLKSKPKDRNAATHLIRHAIGGTEYGVDHARLAHLLSLSPDVSRMFRDDITVTVVYFDSEFLRQCPA